TGGCGCAGGCCTTCGGTGGTGCCATACACCGGCGTGAGGCTGGTTTCCGTGCTGACCGGGTTGTCGCCCTGCAGCAGGCTGTATTCCGGGTGAATGATCTCCAGGCCGTGATGGCCGGGGCGAATTTCCCCAAAGGCGCGCAGCCGGGTGCCGGCGGTGAGGCTGTTTTTCTGGGCGGCGGCAAAGTTGAAAAAGCGCAGGGTGAGGGTGCCGCTGTGGTCTCGCAGCCGGCACAGCAGCATGCGCTTGCGGCCGTAACTGATGTGGCTGTCGACCACCTCGCCCGCCACCGACACATGCATGCCGGGCCTGAGCTCGGCTACCGGGCAGATTTGGGTGCGGTCCTCGTAGCGCAGCGGCAGATGAAACAGCAGGTCCTGCACCGTTTCCAGACCCAGCCGGTGCAATTTTTCCTGCATTTTGTCGCCCACCCCCTTGAGCAGGCTCAGCGGCATTTTGTCCAGCTTCATGGCGGCCCTTTACTGTAAATATGTACAGAGAATAGCAAAGCCGGATTCAGAAGGGGACTGCCATTCCCCGCTCCCGAGTCCCCGCCTCCGGTTTTTCAGAGCAGGCGTTTCAGCAGCACATTGGCCTGGGTGCGCTGCACCCGCTTGAGCAGCCGTTGCACCGGCTCCGGGTAGTCGCCGAGCTGCTCGATTTCGGTGAAGTGGCCCAGCCGCCGGCAGTGCTGCAATATGTTGGCCTTTTCGGCTTCAAACTCGGCCTGCAGCTTGTGTTCCGGGTCCTGCAGCAGCAGGCCGTTTTCCAGATCCAGCCCCCAGGCGCGGGGATTGAGGTTGTTGCCGGTGATCATGGCCAGATCATCGTCCACGAACAGCCCCTTGAGGTGATAGGAGTTGCGGTCGTGGTGCCAGAGCATGATGTTGAGCTTGCCCTGATAGATAAAGGTCTGGTTGGCCCGGGCAAACCGGCGCAGGTTGGCCTCATACAGATAGGGCAGCCCGCCTATGGTGCGAAACGGCTCTTCCGGTGGAATGTAGAAGTCGTTGGCGGTCTTGTCGCCGATCACCAGGGTGACTTCCCGCCCTTTTTTGAGCTGGCTGCGAATGTCCCGGGCCAGGGACTTGGGCAGGTTGAAATAGGGGGTGCACAGGAACAGCTTTTCCTTGGTGCCCCGCACCAGGGTGCGTATGGTTCGGTTGAGCTTGTTGCCGCGCTTGCCCAGGCCCGCCAGTGGGGTAATGGCCACTTCGCCGGGCCGGCGGGGCTGGTGCTCAAACAGGTACTGGCCCCGGCGCAGTTGCTGGCGAAACTGGCGAATGGGCTGGCGCAGCCGCCGCGCGGTGGGAATGTCGGGCCGGTTCAGGGCCGGCACCGCCGGATTGTGGGTAAACAGCCGGTCCACATAGTCGATCATGGCATCGGCCAGACCGGCGTCGGTGATCTCGTGGTAGCGATCAAAGCGGTAACGGCCGTTCTGGTGCAGGTAGATGTCGTTGAGGCTGGCGCCGGAATAGAGCAGGGTGTTGTCAAACACAAAGCCCTTGAGATGCAGCACCCCCAGCAGCTCCCGGCCCTTGACCGGCACCCCATAAATGGCGATGGGATGCGCGTAGCGTTGGGCAAATTCCTGATACATCAGGTGGTTGCCACTCTGGCCCTGGTGACCGATAAGCCCCCGTTGGGCCCGGTGGAAGTCCACATACAGGCGCACATCCAGTGCCGGATTGGCCTGCTTGGCCTCGTGCAGGGCGGTGAGAATCTCCCGGCCGGCGTCGTCGTCCTGCAGGTAGAGCGCCACCAGACAGATGCGGGTTTGTGCCGAGGCGATGAGCGCCAGCAGCCGCTCCTTGAAGGCGGCGGCGGAGTGCAGCACCCGTACCTGCCCGGCATCCACCGACAGGGCGGGCAGGCGCTGCAGCAGGCTTCGGTAATAGTTGGCTAGTTGCATAATGAACCTGGTTTATGACGTTGCCGTTTAAGACCATACTCAAACGACAAAATTCGGTGCAGTTTACCGAATTAGGGCAAAGGGCGGCAAATAACTGCGGGGATTGGGGAGCAGGGAACAGGGAATGGTTCTACTCCCTATTCCCCAGTCCCTGATCCCTCAAAGAGGACGTGTCGCCTGCTCCAGCCAGATCAG
The Oceanimonas pelagia genome window above contains:
- the pssA gene encoding CDP-diacylglycerol--serine O-phosphatidyltransferase, whose amino-acid sequence is MQLANYYRSLLQRLPALSVDAGQVRVLHSAAAFKERLLALIASAQTRICLVALYLQDDDAGREILTALHEAKQANPALDVRLYVDFHRAQRGLIGHQGQSGNHLMYQEFAQRYAHPIAIYGVPVKGRELLGVLHLKGFVFDNTLLYSGASLNDIYLHQNGRYRFDRYHEITDAGLADAMIDYVDRLFTHNPAVPALNRPDIPTARRLRQPIRQFRQQLRRGQYLFEHQPRRPGEVAITPLAGLGKRGNKLNRTIRTLVRGTKEKLFLCTPYFNLPKSLARDIRSQLKKGREVTLVIGDKTANDFYIPPEEPFRTIGGLPYLYEANLRRFARANQTFIYQGKLNIMLWHHDRNSYHLKGLFVDDDLAMITGNNLNPRAWGLDLENGLLLQDPEHKLQAEFEAEKANILQHCRRLGHFTEIEQLGDYPEPVQRLLKRVQRTQANVLLKRLL